TCAACGTCCGGATCTTCCCACGAAAACCGCGTGAAACCATTGCCAGATAGACCTCACTGCTGAGATTGAGCGAACGGTTGAGCAGCGTGCCGATACTGGCTGCGATCATTTTGCGCTCTTCCGCGCTGCTTAATCGACCGACCACCCGGCTTTGCCGGGAGAGGAACATATCATTGGCGGACCGCAGCAGGAGAAAGATGTAGCGGTAGGTCATTCCCAGCACCAGCACAATTTCATCTGGCAGGCGTAGCACGCTTAACGCACTGAGCACGGTGTTCCAGGGGGTGGTCAGGATCAACAGCAGGCTGTACGAGACCGAGCTGCTGACCCGCAGCAAGAGGAAAAGGACGGTTTGCGCTCCTGTAACCGTGATCACCAAACCCAGGGGCAGCTGCACCAGGGGCGGACCCGGGGTGATGAACAGCGCCGGCAGAACAATAAAACCGGTAAAGAAGGGGAGGAGCAGCCACACGCGTTTGATAAAGAAGTCCGCCGGGATCGCAGAACGCCAGGCCAGCAGCAGCGCGAGGAAATAGAGTCCCACCAGGACGAGCAGATTGCGGGATAATCCCACACTGAGGATCAATGCCAGGGTGGCAATGAGCTTTACCCGTGGATCGAGAGATTGCAGCAGGCCCGGCCTGGTGCTGATTTCCTCAGCAAATAGGGACCGCTCTACAGTTTCGGCAATGCCATGTAACGTGTGTTCGATCACCCGGCTTCGTGGGCGAGAGGTTTGCATGGTACTCACTCGAGTTCGCTTCCTTATAAACGATAAACGCATTATTTGGTTGGCTTCGCGGGCCGCCTGGTAAGGAGCACGGCGAATAGCCAGATCACCACGCAGATTACCAGGATCCCTACAATCGCGGAGAGAATATACCCCAGGTTGGCATTGCCCAGGGCGGGGAGATTATAACGTGCCAGGGGCGCACCCCACAAGGTAGACAGCCTGTCCATGCCCTGTGGAATGAACCCTAACCCCATCTGGCCCAGTTCTTTGGTGCCCCACTCTCCCCAGGCAGTACCTGGTGCCAACAAGCCAACCGGCGAGGCAAGGATCAGGATAACGAGCCCTACCCATAGCCAGCGCAGTTTGGCTGGACCGGTGGTCTCTCCCGAAAGAGATGGATTTTCAGCGGCTTCCAGGATCGCAGGATTGGTACGCTGTAGATAGACCAGCACCAGCGAGGTGATCAAACCCTCTACCACGGATGCGATCAGGGCGTGCGGGATGACCATCGCCTGCACCGAAACGGAGAGCGGATAGGGCGCATATAATGGCGTGCCATCCGCGGCTTTGAATAGAAGCGGCTGTAGGCCAAATTCGATCCCAGCGAAGAATGCCGCCAGCGTTACGCCCGTCCATCCC
This window of the bacterium genome carries:
- the cbiQ gene encoding cobalt ECF transporter T component CbiQ — encoded protein: MQTSRPRSRVIEHTLHGIAETVERSLFAEEISTRPGLLQSLDPRVKLIATLALILSVGLSRNLLVLVGLYFLALLLAWRSAIPADFFIKRVWLLLPFFTGFIVLPALFITPGPPLVQLPLGLVITVTGAQTVLFLLLRVSSSVSYSLLLILTTPWNTVLSALSVLRLPDEIVLVLGMTYRYIFLLLRSANDMFLSRQSRVVGRLSSAEERKMIAASIGTLLNRSLNLSSEVYLAMVSRGFRGKIRTLKPFKMQPRDWAWGAGLLAISILAVILGR